From Kitasatospora sp. MAP12-44:
CTGCCCGGCGCTCTGGGTCAGCGCGTCGCGCAGGCCGCCGCGCACGTCGTAGGGCGGCCGACGGTTGGTCAGTTCCGGCGCGAACGCCCGCTCGGCGGCCAGGCGTTGCTCCTGCTCGACCCCGCGCTCCCAGGGGCGCTCGCCGGTCCGCCAGGCCTGGTCGACCGGCGCGTAGGCGTCGTTCTGCGCCAGCACCAGCTGCGGCAGCGGACCGGGACGCCGACATCGCAGCCGCAGCGCCGCCTCGTGCACCGCGATGGCGCCGGCCCCGCTGCCGATGGCCTGGACGTAGTACGCGGGCAGCTTGCCCATCGCCTCCACCGCGGCGAGCAGCACGGTGGCCAGGCCGTCACGCCGTCCGACGTTCCTGGTGCCGCCCTCGGCGGTGAAGCCGGGAAGCCGGGCGAGTGCGTCGCCGAGGGCGATGGCGTCGGCGTAGTCCGCTCCCTCGACGGCGAGGACGCGCACCAGCTCCGAGCCGAAGGTGCGGGTGCGCAGGCGCGGGACAGCGGTGGCGGGCACCACGATGACCACCGGGACCTCGTGGCGCGCGCAGAGTTCGGCGAACGCGACGGCGGTGTTGCCGGCGGAGCTGACCACCAGCGTGCCGGCGTCCTCGGGGATCCGGCCCAGCACGGTGGCGGCTTCGAGTTCCTTGAACGTACCCGTCGTCAGATCGCCGCCGCGCTCGGGCCAGTAGCCGTTGAAGGCGATCCACAGCTCGCTCAGCCCGAGCGAGGCGGCCAGCCGCTCGCTGCGGTGGACCGCGGTGCGGCCCGTGTCGGGCAGGGTGCGGCGCACCGGCAGCCAGTGGCGGTAGCGGAAGACCCCGCCGTGGGCAGCGTCGGGTGTGAAGTCGGTGGCCTGGTAGTCGGTCTGCCACAGCCCGGGCTCGTGCGGCTCGGGGCAGCCGAGCGTCAGGCCGTCATCGGCCCGCCGATGCCCGCAGACGGAGCACACAAGGCGGTAGTGGGACGCGTCGGTCGAATCACCGTGCATGGTGGTGGGTGCCCTCGGCGTCCTCGAACGGGTACGTCATCTGCGTCCCTCTCATCGGAACAACCGACTTCTGCTGAACAGCGGTCAGCTGTCGGCTGTCTATGCTTACTTGGAGTTCCTGGGCCGAAGCGCTGAGCGACGCGCGCTGAGCGACGCTGGACGACGCACATTCAGACCGTGTGCGAGGCAGTGGAATTCGGCAGGGCTGCTGCTGGCTGCTGCCCTCGGCCGGAGTAACGGCACGGCGCACTCGCGGTTCAGATCCTGGGCAGCCGGGCGGAACAAAAGATCGCGATCATGCGAACGCAAGATGAATTCACCCTTCATAGTCGTGCTGTCCAGGGGTCGTTGCCACTTTGACGAGGCCTCAGTTGTCAGCGGCTGATGGATATGGTTAGCCTGCAGCGACGACCTGCCGAGCGGGAAACCTTGAACTCCGAACAGCCAAGAAGGACAACCGTGGTGAACGGCCGACCCGCGCAAAGCGTGGTCACGGAACTGGAACTGTCGGAACTCCACGATTCTCTGGCATCACCGGTCAGTGAATCGATGAACTTCCTCAACGAGATTGCCCACCGCTTCCCGGATGCCATCTCGCTCGCCGCCGGGCGGCCGTTCGAGGGCTTCTTCGACCTGGACGACGTCCACCGGTACTTCGACACCTACCGCCGCCACCTCAGCACCCGCCTGGGCGGCGACGAGGCCGCCGTGCGCCGCACGCTGCTGCAGTACGGGCGCACCAAGGGCATCATCCACGAGCTGATCGCCGAGCACCTGCGGGTGGACGAGGGCATCAGCGCGGATCCGCAGGCCCTGGTCGTCACGGTCGGCTGCCAGGAGGCGCTCTACCTGACGCTGCGCGCGCTGCGCCGCACCGACCGGGACGTGCTCCTGGCCGTGGCGCCCAGCTACGTCGGGGTGCACGGCGCCGCCCGGCTGGTCGACATGCCGGTCCTGCCGGTCGCGGAGTCGTCCGAGGGCATCGATCTGGAGGACCTGTCGGCCCAGGTCAGGAGTGCCCGGGCGGCGGGTCTGTACCCCCGGGCGCTCTACGTCATCCCCGACTTCGCCAACCCGAGCGGGATCAGACTGAGCCTCGCCGTCCGGCGTCAGCTGCTGCGGATCGCCGCCGAGGAGGACCTCCTCATCCTGGAGGACAACCCGTACGGCCTATTCGGCGAGCAGCCGCCCGCCGGGCCGCCGACCATCAAGGCCCTGGACGACGCCGCCCGGGTCGTCTACCTGGGCTCCTTCGCCAAGACCGGCCTGCCCGGCGCCCGGGTCGGCTACGTCGTGGCGGACCAGCGGGTGGCCGGCACGGGCGGTACGGGCGGTACGGGCGGCACAGGCAGTACGGGCGGTACGGGCGGTGCGGGCGGCACATTGGCCGACGAGTTGGCCAAGATCAAGAGCATGCTGACCGTCAACACCTCGCCGATCGCGCAGGCGGTCATCGGCGGCAAGCTGCTGGCCCACGGCTGCAGCCTGCGCGCTGCCAACTCCCGTGAGACCACGCACTACCGGACGAACCTCGCCCATGTCCTGGCCGGCCTGGAGGAGCGTTTCGGCGGCTCCCCCGGCGTCTCCTGGAACACGCCCACCGGCGGGTTCTTCCTGCTGCTCACCGTCCCGTTCCCGGTCGGCGACGAGCTGTTGGAGCTCAGCGCGGAGAAGTTCCGGGTGCTGTGGACGCCGGTGCACCATTTCTACGCCGACGCACAGCCGCGCAATGTCATGCGGCTCTCCTTCAGCCACCTCCAGCCAAAAGAAATCGACGAAGGATTGAACCGGTTGGCGGACTTCATCCGTTACGGGTCGCACACCTGATGGACGACGAGAAGTGCGGAGGCTGTGAAAACCGATGAACGATTGCACGCCGCTCCGCAGGAGCAAGCCGAGAAGCTGGGGTTGGACGTACCGATGACGACCACCACGACCCGACCGGCCCGGATCGCCGGAGTCGGCACCGCGGTTCCGCAGAATTCCTATTCCCAGCAGGAAATCCTGGACATCTTCGCGATCCAGGACCCGCGCGTGAGATCCGTCTTCCTCAACAGCGCGATCGAGCGCCGATTCCTGACCCTGCCGCCCGAAGGCCCCGACGGCACCCGGGTCATGGAGGCCCAGGGCGAACTGCTCGCCAAGCACAAGGCCCAGGCCGTCGACATGGCGGTGCGCGCGGTCCAGGAGTGCCTCAAGGAGGCGGGCGCGGACCTGTCCGACCTCGGGTACCTGTGCTGCGTCACCACCACCGGATTCCTCACCCCGGGCCTGAGCGCCCTGGTCATCCGCGCGTTGGGCATCGACCCGCACACCAGCCGGCTCGACGTGGTCGGCATGGGCTGCAACGCCGGTCTCAACGCGCTCAACGCCGTCAACGGCTGGGCACGCGCCAACCCCGGCCGACCGGCCGTCATGGTCTGCGCCGAAGCCTGCTCCGCCGCCTACGTCTTCGACGGCACCATGCGCACCTCCGTGGTCAACAGCCTGTTCGGCGACGGCGCCGCCGCCGTGGCGCTGATCGCCGGCGAGCCCCCGCTCCCGCTGCGCCGGGACAGCGGCCCGCACCTCCTGAAGTTCGCCAGCTACATCATCACCGACGCCATCGACGCCATGCGCTACGACTGGGACGGCGGTCAGGACCGCTTCAGCTTCTACCTCGACCCGCACGTGCCCTACGTGGTCGGCGCGCACGCCGAACTCGTCGTCGACCGCCTGCTGTCGGGCACCGGGCTGCGCCGCAGCGACATCAGCCACTGGCTGGTGCACTCCGGCGGCAAGAAGGTCATCGACGCCGTCGGGGTCAACCTCGGCCTGACCCGGCACGACGTGCGCCACACCACCAGCGTGCTGCGGGACTACGGCAACCTCTCCAGCGGCTCGTTCCTCTTCTCCTACCAGCGGCTGCTGGAGGAGAAGGTGGCGCAGCCGGGTGAGTACTGCGTGCTGATGACCATGGGCCCGGGATCCACCATAGAGACCGCGCTGGCCCGCTGGTGACCGCCCGAACCGAGCCGAGTGTCCGAACCGAGCAGAGCGTCCGAACCGAGCAGGAAGGCCACACCACCGTGAACCGCACCACCGAGTCGCTGCTCGTCGACGGCAGCCGGCCGCTGTCCCCCGAGACCGTGCAGGCCCTCAACGCGCTCTGCGACCGGGCCGAGGACGGCGGCGCCCAGGCCCCGCTCGTCATCCGGGTCAGCGGCGCGCCCACCGCGCAGTCGGCGCAGTCGGCGCAGTCGGCGACGCTGGCGCTGGCGTTGGTCAACAAGTGGGAGCGTGCGCTGCGCCGCCTGGAGCGCCTCGACCTGCCCACGGTCGCGCTGGCCACCGGCGACTGCGGCGGCACGGCGCTGGAGGCGCTGCTGGCCACCGACCACCGCATCGCGGACCCCGCGACCCGCCTGGTGCTGCCCGCCGACGCCGACGGCGTGTGGCCCGGCATGGCCCTCTACCGGCTCGCCAACCAGGCCGGCGTGGCCGCGACCCGCCAGGCCGTCCTGTTCGGCAGCGCGATCCCGGCCGAGCGGGCGCTGGCCCTGCACCTGCTCGACCAGGTCGCCGACGACCCGTCGGCCGCCCTCGCGGACGCCGTCGAGAGCCTCACCGCCGGCGCCGGCGCCGGGCTCGCGATCCGCCGGCAGCTGATGCTCGACGCCGCTATCACCGGCTTCGAGGAGGCCCTCGGCCGGCACCTCGCCGCCTGCGACCGGATGCTGCGCCGGGCGGCCGCCGAGGTGCTCTCGTGACCGCTCTCGCAACCGCAGGGACGATAGGCAGCACCGACCTGGCCGCCCCGACGGTCGGCAGCGAGCTGGCCGCCGCCCGGCGCACCCTGGCGGAGGCCGGCGAGCGGGCCGACACCCTCCTCGCCGCACTGCCCGAGCCCGCTGACCGCACCCCCGAGCAGCAGGCGCTCGCCACCGACGCCAAGAACGCCGCCCGCAGCGTGCGCAGCCGCTTCCTGCGCCTGCACGGCGACGCCGTCTACCAGCACCTGACCGACGGTCACCGCCTCGACCTGCGGCTGCCCGAACTGGTCGCGGGCGCCGCCGCCGGCTGGCCCGGACTGCTCGCGAACGCCGAGCGCACAGCCGCCGAACAGGGCAGGCCGCAGGCCGCGAAGGAGGACTTGGAGATCGACCAAGGCCTCTTCCTGCGCGAGGTGCTCCGCTCGCCCGCCTCGGGCCGCCACCTGATCGATGCGATGGCCCTGCCCACCGCGCGCGCCCTCCAGCTGCTGCCCGAGTTCCAGCGCACCGGCGAACTCGACCTCGGCTCCGTCCGGCTGGAGCGCCGCGGCAGCGCGGCCCACCTGACCATGTGCCGCCCGGACTGCCTCAACGCCGAGGACGAGCGCCAGGTCGAGGACATGGAGACCGCCGTCGACCTCGCGCTGCTCGACCCGCAGGTGCGGGTCTGCGTGCTGCGCGGCGGCGAGATGACCCACCCCCGCTACCGCGGCCGACGGGTCTTCAGCGCCGGCATCAACCTCAAGAGCCTGCACAGCGGCGAGATCAGCCTGACCGGCTTCCTGCTGCGCCGCGAGCTCGGCTACATCAACAAGATCCTGCGCGGCCTGCGGGTCGAGCACGCCGGCTCCTGGCACACCCCGGTGATCGAGAAGCCCTGGGTGGCGGCCGTCGACACCTTCGCCATCGGCGGCGGTGCCCAACTGCTCATGGTCTTCGACCGGGTGCTCGCCGCGGCCGACTCCTACGTCAGCCTCCCCGCCGCGCAGGAGGGCATCGTGCCCGGCGCGGGGAACCTGCGGCTCAGCCGGCTGGCCGGCGGCCGCGTCTCCCGCCAGGTCGTGCTCTGGGGACGGCGCATTCAGGCCGCCGAACCCGACGCCCGGCTGCTGGTCGACGAGGTCGTCGAACCGGACCGGATGGACCAGGCGGTGGCCGAGTCGCTGGAGCGGCTCGACAGCCCGGCTGTGGTCACCAACCGCCGGATGCTCAACCTGGCCGAGGAGCCACCGGAGCAGTTCCAGCAGTACATGGCGGAGTTCGCCATGCAGCAGGCGCTGCGCCTCTACAGCCAGGACGTGATCGGCAAGGTGGGCCGCTTCTCGGCGGCCGCCACCACCGCCCGTAGCTGAATCGCGCGTACGTGCATCGCGCGTACCTGAATCGCGCACCTACCCCGAGGAGTTCGGAGAGCCGATGGAGCTGACAGACCTCACCCGGATCCGCTACGAGAAGCGCGACCGCGTCGCCCGGGTGACCCTCGACCGCCCCGACCGCCTGAACGCCATGGACCTGCGGATGCACGAGGAACTGGCGTGCGTCTGGGACGACTTCGAGGCCGACGACGAGGTGTGGCTGGCCGTCCTCACCGGCGCCGGGGACCGCGCCTTCTCCGCCGGGCAGGACCTCAAGGAGCTCGCCGCCCGGATCGCCGAGGGCACCAACACCCCCTCCACCTTCGGCAGCCGCGGCAAGCCCGGCTGGCCCCGGCTCACCGAGCGCTTCGACCTGGCCAAGCCCGTGATCGCCAGGGTCAACGGCCACGCCTTCGGCGGCGGCTTCGAACTCGCGCTCGCCTGCGACGTGGTGGTGGCCGCCGACACCGCCACCTTCGCGCTGCCCGAGGCCAAGCTCGGGCTGATCGCCGGAGCCGGCGGTGTCTTCCGGCTCGCCCGGCAGGCACCGTACCGGGTCGCCCTGGGCCACCTGATCACCGGCCGTCCGATGACCGCCGACCGCGCCTACGAACTGGGCCTGGTCAACGAGGTCGTGCCGGCCGCGGATCTGGACGCCTGTGTGGACGCCTGGGTCGCGGACATCCTTCGCTGCAGCCCGCTGGCTGTCCGCGCGATCAAGGAGGCCGCGGCGTCCGCGGCGACCACGCCCCTGGAGCAGGCGTTCCGGACCCGCTACCCGTGGGAGGAACGCCGCATGCACAGCGAGGACGCGCTGGAGGGCCCGCGCGCGTTCGTGGAGAAGCGGACGCCGCACTGGAACGCCCGCTGAGTCTCTTGCGGGACACGCGAGTTGTTCGAGAGTTTGACCCTGGTTCACCCAGCGGGCTCCCGAGATGACTCTGCCTCAGGCAGCGTGACGCCTGAGCATGATCCACAGCAGAACCACTGAAACCACTGGATCCTCTCCCACCCGAAGAGACCGCCCCCGAGCCGTCAAAGGCCGAGGCGTGGTTCCCCGTTGCCGCTGCCAGTCGCGCGGCCGGCGCTAGACGAACCGGAGCACTGAACATGTCGGACACCCATTCCGTCACGTGGCCCCTGACGGCTGGACAGTCCGGAATATGGTTCGCCCAGCTTCTGGACCCGTCGAACCCGGCCTACCAGATCGCCGAGTGCCTGGAGATCCACGGCCCGGTCGACGCTGCGCTGTTCGAGACGGCGGTGCGGCAGATGACCGCGGAGGCGCAGATGCTCCGGCTGCGCTTCCCGCGCGGCGGCGGGGAGGTGCGACAGGTCGTCGCCCCGGTCGCGGACTCGCCCGTGCAGGTGCGGGACGTGAGCGCCGAGTCGGACCCCTGGGGTGCGGTGCAGGAGTGGATACGGGCGGAGCTGGCCCGTCCGGTCGACCTGGAGCACGGGCCGACCTGCACCGTCGCGATCTTCCCGGCCGGACCCGAGCGGCTCTTCTGGTACCAGCGCGCGCACCACCTCGCCGGCGACGGCTACAGCGGCTCCCTGCTCGCGAACCGCGTCGCCGAGATCTACACCGCGCTGGTCGAGGGACGGCCGACCGGCGAGCCGTTCGCGCCGTACCGGGAGCTGGTGGAGGAGGACGCGGCCTACCGCGCCTCCGAGAAGTTCGCCGAGGACCGCCGGTACTGGACGGAGCGCTTCGCCGACCGACCGGAGCCGGTCAGCCTCGCCG
This genomic window contains:
- the dpgD gene encoding enoyl-CoA-hydratase DpgD, which produces MELTDLTRIRYEKRDRVARVTLDRPDRLNAMDLRMHEELACVWDDFEADDEVWLAVLTGAGDRAFSAGQDLKELAARIAEGTNTPSTFGSRGKPGWPRLTERFDLAKPVIARVNGHAFGGGFELALACDVVVAADTATFALPEAKLGLIAGAGGVFRLARQAPYRVALGHLITGRPMTADRAYELGLVNEVVPAADLDACVDAWVADILRCSPLAVRAIKEAAASAATTPLEQAFRTRYPWEERRMHSEDALEGPRAFVEKRTPHWNAR
- the dpgB gene encoding enoyl-CoA-hydratase DpgB, coding for MNRTTESLLVDGSRPLSPETVQALNALCDRAEDGGAQAPLVIRVSGAPTAQSAQSAQSATLALALVNKWERALRRLERLDLPTVALATGDCGGTALEALLATDHRIADPATRLVLPADADGVWPGMALYRLANQAGVAATRQAVLFGSAIPAERALALHLLDQVADDPSAALADAVESLTAGAGAGLAIRRQLMLDAAITGFEEALGRHLAACDRMLRRAAAEVLS
- the dpgA gene encoding 3,5-dihydroxyphenylacetyl-CoA synthase DpgA, which translates into the protein MTTTTTRPARIAGVGTAVPQNSYSQQEILDIFAIQDPRVRSVFLNSAIERRFLTLPPEGPDGTRVMEAQGELLAKHKAQAVDMAVRAVQECLKEAGADLSDLGYLCCVTTTGFLTPGLSALVIRALGIDPHTSRLDVVGMGCNAGLNALNAVNGWARANPGRPAVMVCAEACSAAYVFDGTMRTSVVNSLFGDGAAAVALIAGEPPLPLRRDSGPHLLKFASYIITDAIDAMRYDWDGGQDRFSFYLDPHVPYVVGAHAELVVDRLLSGTGLRRSDISHWLVHSGGKKVIDAVGVNLGLTRHDVRHTTSVLRDYGNLSSGSFLFSYQRLLEEKVAQPGEYCVLMTMGPGSTIETALARW
- a CDS encoding PLP-dependent aminotransferase family protein, whose protein sequence is MNFLNEIAHRFPDAISLAAGRPFEGFFDLDDVHRYFDTYRRHLSTRLGGDEAAVRRTLLQYGRTKGIIHELIAEHLRVDEGISADPQALVVTVGCQEALYLTLRALRRTDRDVLLAVAPSYVGVHGAARLVDMPVLPVAESSEGIDLEDLSAQVRSARAAGLYPRALYVIPDFANPSGIRLSLAVRRQLLRIAAEEDLLILEDNPYGLFGEQPPAGPPTIKALDDAARVVYLGSFAKTGLPGARVGYVVADQRVAGTGGTGGTGGTGSTGGTGGAGGTLADELAKIKSMLTVNTSPIAQAVIGGKLLAHGCSLRAANSRETTHYRTNLAHVLAGLEERFGGSPGVSWNTPTGGFFLLLTVPFPVGDELLELSAEKFRVLWTPVHHFYADAQPRNVMRLSFSHLQPKEIDEGLNRLADFIRYGSHT
- the dpgC gene encoding (3,5-dihydroxyphenyl)acetyl-CoA 1,2-dioxygenase DpgC; the encoded protein is MAAARRTLAEAGERADTLLAALPEPADRTPEQQALATDAKNAARSVRSRFLRLHGDAVYQHLTDGHRLDLRLPELVAGAAAGWPGLLANAERTAAEQGRPQAAKEDLEIDQGLFLREVLRSPASGRHLIDAMALPTARALQLLPEFQRTGELDLGSVRLERRGSAAHLTMCRPDCLNAEDERQVEDMETAVDLALLDPQVRVCVLRGGEMTHPRYRGRRVFSAGINLKSLHSGEISLTGFLLRRELGYINKILRGLRVEHAGSWHTPVIEKPWVAAVDTFAIGGGAQLLMVFDRVLAAADSYVSLPAAQEGIVPGAGNLRLSRLAGGRVSRQVVLWGRRIQAAEPDARLLVDEVVEPDRMDQAVAESLERLDSPAVVTNRRMLNLAEEPPEQFQQYMAEFAMQQALRLYSQDVIGKVGRFSAAATTARS
- a CDS encoding cysteate synthase, producing the protein MHGDSTDASHYRLVCSVCGHRRADDGLTLGCPEPHEPGLWQTDYQATDFTPDAAHGGVFRYRHWLPVRRTLPDTGRTAVHRSERLAASLGLSELWIAFNGYWPERGGDLTTGTFKELEAATVLGRIPEDAGTLVVSSAGNTAVAFAELCARHEVPVVIVVPATAVPRLRTRTFGSELVRVLAVEGADYADAIALGDALARLPGFTAEGGTRNVGRRDGLATVLLAAVEAMGKLPAYYVQAIGSGAGAIAVHEAALRLRCRRPGPLPQLVLAQNDAYAPVDQAWRTGERPWERGVEQEQRLAAERAFAPELTNRRPPYDVRGGLRDALTQSAGQVFTAGARAALAAMDTFREQEGIDIEPAAGVALAALQEAVRTRRIDTEAPVLLNITGGGRARLARDHVLTGHRPELVVPRSAVHDAASIAEIAALVAAPGLRTVAV